The Ahaetulla prasina isolate Xishuangbanna chromosome 3, ASM2864084v1, whole genome shotgun sequence genome window below encodes:
- the DNAJC5B gene encoding dnaJ homolog subfamily C member 5B: MAEQRQRNLSTSGEALYELLGLEKGASHEEIKKSYRKLALKYHPDKNPDNPEAAEKFKEINNAHAILTDVSKRNIYDQYGSLGLYIAEQFGEENVNTYFMLSSWWAKGLFTLCGLLTGCYCCCCLCCCFNCCCGKCKPKPTAEEQEFCMSPEDLEEQIKTDMEKDGEAPVLLQPINTTEKTQLIGDSHRSYRTES, encoded by the exons ATGGCTGAGCAAAGACAGAGAAATTTATCTACATCAGGAGAAGCACTCTATGAACTCCTGGGTCTTGAAAAAGGGGCATCCCATGAAGAAATCAAGAAAAGTTACAG GAAATTGGCCCTGAAATATCATCCTGATAAGAACCCAGATAACCCAGAGGCTGcagaaaaatttaaagaaattaacAATGCTCATGCAATATTAACAGATGTGtccaaaagaaatatatatgacCAATATGGATCATTAGGGCTGTACATCGCTGAACAGTTCGGTGAAGAAAATGTCAATACATATTTCATGCTTTCTAGTTGGTGGGCAAAA GGTCTGTTCACCCTTTGTGGTCTTTTGACTGGGTGCTATTGTTGTTGCTGCCTGTGCTGCTGTTTCAATTGCTGTTGTGGAAAATGCAAACCCAAGCCCACGGCAGAAGAGCAAGAGTTCTGCATGTCTCCTGAAGATCTGGAAGAGCAAATCAAGACAGACATGGAAAAAG ATGGGGAAGCTCCAGTTCTGCTTCAGCCAATAAATACAACTGAGAAAACCCAGCTTATTGGTGACAGTCATCGCAGCTATCGCACAGAATCATAA